The Cheilinus undulatus linkage group 21, ASM1832078v1, whole genome shotgun sequence region GGATACAGACACTGTTTTCATTATAACATATAAATCATATCGTTGAAAAGTTACcaacagaaaatcaaaacacagcTAGGCCTCAATGCTTTTGTGTTTTAGTAACAATATTAATACTGGGATACTTATGTGACGTAAACCATTTGCTTCCTATGTATAAAGAACTTTCTTGGAACTTCTACATTAAACAGtaccagtttttgttttttgttttgttttttaaaagtgcataAATACTGTGGCAGTACATAACATATTGCTTTAACCTATGACTACATCgtatattttaacattataacACTTAAATGAAGGTCACTGTTGTCATGTTGTACTAAATCGTGATATCGGGTGAAGGATACACATGCCGACCACGAACGCTCCGATAGCCAGGCCGGTCAGCAGGTTCCTCCTGCGGAGTCGCGCTGCGTTTTGCTTGAAGTAGTCGAGCTCCTGTCGGCGGCGGAGGAGTTGTTTCTCCGCCGCTGTTAGCGTAGTTTTAACAGGATCTTTTACACCCTGCTCCGCCATGGCTTGTTTGAGTAATCAGCTGCCGGAAGGATATGCTACTCGACCCGGAAATCTTCTTTTTCTCCGATAACACATACTAGGAAAAGGAGCACAGCGCCATCTGCTGCATTGGagtctgcagaaatgtttaaaataattgcATAGCTAGGTGATGTAAATTTTGAGCCTctaactcttttttttcccttttgtggctatttaatattttatttatgataaaTACATCGTGTTTATGTTACCATACAGAGTTGGAAAAAGTAGCATACAAGATGATTGTTCTCACGTAAAAATATGGTAACTTTGATTATCATTTAAGTTAAAGTAGTAGAATTACTGATCAGAGGTGGAAACTAAGCAATAACATTTACCCAAACTCCTTTAATTTAGTATTTttggggtacttgtacttttgaatacatttttaatcatgtatttttttttcattcatttaagtGGCATAGAGttagagaatgattccacatcacatccaaaACAGCTATTGCATTTTACCTTtctatagaggtgtgactttacctgaaaagtaaaagtaaataagaaatgttcacattttaCTGAACAACTGCTCAGTGCTACTCGgttagaataaataaaagatgaGATTAAATCCGAATGTGCCCCACTATactttcaaatcacagaagctGCAAGATTTCTTTTACCTGACATGAGggccaaaataaaaactgttttcttatttttgtaaatgttttcctTGTTTAAATGAGAATGGCATGAAAATTAGCCCTCCCCTCAATACACCAATAGACATCTGCAATTCGAAACAAAACACtgatattttctcaaaaattttcagccctagttttccTGATGTTGATTTAAACAAATCAGTACATTTACTGCTTTGATCTAAGTAAATGAATAGAGATGCATCGTGTTAGGTCATCTTAACATAAATGACTGGCCTACTGGAAAGAACAGTTTAGGTTCAGTCTAACCAacattgtgttggttataatatagaatgatttcttttttgtgtttggtgaaaaaatacacaagattagGAACTTAGAAATAATTTGCatgtcaaaatgtaaatgtgaaatTTGTTGGATAatggatgctttttaaaaaatgtagggaATACTTCCCCTAAAATAAACTTACTGATATTAAAACCACTTAAAAAGTACAAGAgcacaaaaagctactcaattacagttcTAAGAGTAAATGTACTTGTGTATCTAATACTTGAGTATCTATTATTGAAAATGTGCCTAACCTCATTTGGACAAGAGAGCTTTTAGGCCCATCTGTATGTGTTACCTTTCTTCCCACCTTAATCCCTTTGAAGGATTCAGGTTTCTAAGTGAGGTGACAGACGTGTTCATTTCAAAAGGCCACATGATCAGGTGTCACGCTGTGGAGGACATCTTCTCTTGTTCCTTTGTtcttgtttcattgttttctgtcacacTGTGTCCCTCACCTGTACCACTCCTCTGTGCAGATTCTGTTTCTTCGCAACCCCTCAAGCCCTAAGCTAttctttaaccattttgtcttgcctAGACTTATTTTCTTCAAAGGTTTGTGAAACATGGTGCACAGTTGAACtgtaaacatcctttttttatcGTGACAACATGGGCTTTAACAGTATTTGGGATTTTCCATTACATTGCTTGGCTCTGCTCGTCTTGGTTTGACTCAGCATGGCAGCCCAGCGTGCCAGGGGGTTTGCTTTTCCACTACAACTGAGCCACCCGTTTGAGGCCGTGTCTAGAGCTTAGGATGCAGTGTTTTGAAACCTCCGCCATCTTATCCACAGTGTGATCTGATTGATTTTACAATCTGTAGACTGACAGCGCTGCACGCCGCTCTTTTcaaattctctctctctcagtcatCAATGAACAATAACTCAAGCTCAATACTAAAAAGAGAGGATTTTTATATGTGACACATAGTAAATAATAATGACTGAGAGttttttgcacagacttgttctgccatctctttgggaccaaaaagtgaaaaataattattatgtgacagaaatttgtcaaaatattcacatatttacaaaaaaaatctccttgCAGTTCTTTGTATTGGTTCTATTTATGCCATTATTCagagcagttcctgtctgcagtgacacagggCCACATaacagcctctctgtctctctattTTGCCATTATGAGCTGTTCAGGCCATCTCTGTCATGATCTAAGAGTTAAAATGTGCAGTTTGACAaatgatggaacagcctgccttTGGTTGTTTGCAACTGGTTTGGTTGTCAGAGTCTGTCTTGCATAATATTGTAATGTTTATTTCGTTTGGACTCTGcgttttatctgtttttttttgtatatttttattctcattatgTATATGCTTGACATACTTTTTTATGTACTCCATTAACCTGCCAGGGTCTATGATGAATATTAGACTGGTTAAAATCTGGGGCATTTACATGTCCCTGGTCATTAATGTGCCCTGTTCCCTacaataaatgattaaaaaaatagatacaCATTTTTTGTTGATACTACTGATTGCCACAGTTACCACAAGAAGTGAGCAATGCACTCTAGAATCTGACTATCATTTGTGGCTAATATTCTCAGTTTTatacactgcacctttaagtttTTCTGTCTGCACTTGGGTCCTTCCTTTTGTTCCAGATGTTTTAACAGTTGAAACAAATACAAAGATATTTCACAATGCTAATTGTGTAACCCAGAAAGCAAATCATCCAGGGAAACAGGGCACTCCCAACAACACAGGTTTGGCATAGCAAGTTAGATTTGAATCTGAATTTGCAgcttgtttcatgttttgaataTTTCTGAAGGCTGATGTGGACCTTTACCCTTACTGGGCCACTGTACAGTATTGGCATGAAAACACTTGTGCcttttgtttttagttattaAGGCATTTggtaataaacataaaaaaaacatgcacacaaaaaagcttttttttttccagaaaaaaaggaCCAGTATCTTTAATCAGGTCTACATGTCCCACATAAATACAAAATCACCCTGTGTAGAAAAGAACATTGCACATCCCCTTGCTGAGATTGCTGAGATTTTACAAATTCCCTATATCAACGATTACACAAGTACATATTCTCTCGcattttataaaatatatacaaatatgATATTATAAATAACATTAGTTTCAAAACAAAGAGCTTTCAAAAGGcaaaatttgcacattttgagTGCCAGCATCaatgttttcatgcattttgagattcaaatgtgtatttcttttaaaaaaaaaataattagctTATACATCCCTTAGTagtgaaaaaatatatagaattttaaaaaaggtctTAACCAGACAGTTGGTCACCCAATAGTGACTGTTTAGTCCAGAGCAGCATTTATCAGGGGCCTGAGAGGTTCAAAAACCATAAGGCAAAAGTCAGACTACATGTTTTCAGTACAATTACAATTGGCACCTAGCCTGTCTAGTATGTCAGATTTATGTCCTGCTTTCTGTAATTAGTTCTGTGAGGTTGAACAAAGAGCGCATAGGGCACTTTGcacactcagcagtcacagatgtaaacaaactaaatggcAACATGGAAGATGAGGGATGAAGTTGGTTCCATGAGGGAGGACCACGACAGACTGAAAAAGAGACATGTCAGCAAGAAGCAGTAGACACCCTTCAGCAACCACATGAATAT contains the following coding sequences:
- the LOC121529203 gene encoding cytochrome c oxidase assembly factor 3 homolog, mitochondrial, with the protein product MAEQGVKDPVKTTLTAAEKQLLRRRQELDYFKQNAARLRRRNLLTGLAIGAFVVGMFSYTILSVKQERILDELDDEAKIHIIRGPRTGANS